One Thermodesulfobacteriota bacterium DNA segment encodes these proteins:
- a CDS encoding ferritin family protein, with product MLKESYACQHCGAEADITLEGFDRVEDVLRRAKRGVCKACGKEVEIEPHDESTFACQNCGAEADMTLEGFDSVEDVLKREKGLICQTCGREVHWTDREDLKAIKVAMEAEKEAHQAYAKAAKGTRDPKGRDMFQQLAEFELNHFQKLKALLQSLEEKGEWIPYEGTHLKIRKIALVPDLPEKEDLTELDALKMAIQEEKKAQHYYRTLAELTRDPKGKEMYRRLAEEEALHEKVLNDQYYSLHNKGIWSWGD from the coding sequence ATGTTGAAAGAGAGTTATGCATGTCAACACTGTGGTGCGGAGGCGGACATCACCCTCGAAGGGTTTGACCGGGTGGAGGATGTCCTCCGGAGGGCCAAACGAGGGGTCTGCAAGGCCTGCGGGAAGGAGGTGGAGATCGAACCTCACGATGAAAGCACCTTCGCCTGCCAGAATTGCGGGGCCGAAGCGGATATGACGCTGGAAGGATTCGACAGCGTCGAGGACGTCCTCAAAAGGGAGAAGGGGCTCATCTGCCAGACCTGCGGGAGGGAGGTCCACTGGACCGACCGGGAGGATTTGAAGGCGATCAAGGTCGCCATGGAAGCGGAGAAGGAGGCCCACCAGGCCTATGCCAAAGCGGCCAAGGGGACGAGGGATCCCAAGGGGAGAGATATGTTCCAGCAGCTGGCCGAGTTCGAGCTGAACCACTTTCAGAAGCTGAAGGCCCTGCTCCAATCCCTGGAGGAGAAGGGGGAGTGGATTCCTTATGAGGGAACCCACCTGAAGATCAGGAAGATCGCCTTGGTACCTGACCTTCCAGAGAAAGAGGATCTCACCGAATTGGATGCCCTGAAGATGGCCATCCAGGAGGAGAAAAAGGCGCAACACTATTATCGAACCCTGGCGGAGTTGACGAGAGACCCCAAGGGAAAAGAGATGTACCGAAGGCTGGCCGAAGAGGAGGCCCTGCACGAGAAGGTCCTCAACGATCAATACTACAGCCTTCACAACAAGGGGATCTGGAGCTGGGGCGACTGA
- a CDS encoding gamma carbonic anhydrase family protein: protein MILEFNGKRPKIDPTAFIAESAMVIGEVEIGPESNIWFYSVVRADMNFIRIGSRVNIQDACVLHIDKKLYPLLIEDEVVLGHRVVAHGCTIRRGALIGIGAILLNGSEIGEESIVGAGSVVTPGTVIPPKTLALGAPAKPVRPLHEKDLEMVRDTHQDYQQLMKLYGR from the coding sequence ATGATCCTGGAATTCAACGGAAAACGGCCGAAGATCGACCCGACGGCCTTCATCGCCGAAAGCGCGATGGTCATCGGAGAGGTGGAGATCGGGCCGGAAAGCAACATCTGGTTCTACAGCGTGGTGCGGGCGGATATGAACTTCATCCGGATCGGTTCCAGGGTGAATATCCAGGATGCCTGCGTCCTTCACATCGACAAAAAGCTCTATCCCCTCCTCATCGAAGACGAAGTCGTCCTGGGCCACCGGGTCGTGGCCCACGGGTGCACGATCAGACGAGGGGCCCTCATCGGAATCGGGGCAATCCTTCTAAATGGATCGGAGATCGGTGAGGAATCGATCGTGGGGGCCGGCTCCGTCGTCACCCCGGGGACCGTCATCCCCCCGAAAACCTTGGCCCTCGGGGCCCCTGCCAAACCGGTTCGTCCCCTCCACGAGAAAGACTTGGAGATGGTCCGCGACACCCATCAGGACTATCAGCAGTTGATGAAGCTCTACGGCCGCTGA
- a CDS encoding type 1 glutamine amidotransferase codes for MRLKGKKVVILAENLYQDLELWVPYYRLKEEGAEVILVGSGSSRSYTSKYGYPVEVDREAREIDVSQIDGVVVPGGYAPDLMRRYPEMVRIVREAFEKGKVVAAICHAGWMLVSAGILKGKKATGFFAIKDDLINAGAEYVDAEVVRDGNLITSRKPDDLPAFCREMIEALSR; via the coding sequence ATGAGGCTCAAAGGGAAAAAGGTGGTGATCCTGGCCGAAAATCTCTATCAGGACCTTGAGTTATGGGTTCCCTATTATCGGTTGAAAGAGGAGGGGGCCGAAGTGATACTCGTGGGCTCCGGTAGTTCACGCTCCTACACGAGCAAGTATGGGTACCCGGTGGAGGTGGATCGGGAGGCAAGAGAGATCGACGTCTCGCAGATCGACGGGGTGGTCGTCCCGGGAGGCTATGCCCCGGATCTGATGAGGCGATACCCCGAAATGGTTCGGATCGTCCGGGAGGCGTTTGAGAAAGGAAAGGTGGTCGCGGCGATCTGCCATGCGGGCTGGATGCTCGTCTCGGCCGGCATTTTAAAAGGGAAAAAGGCCACGGGTTTTTTTGCGATCAAGGATGACCTCATCAACGCAGGGGCAGAGTATGTGGATGCTGAGGTCGTCCGGGATGGAAACCTCATCACCTCGAGAAAGCCCGACGATCTCCCCGCCTTCTGCCGGGAGATGATCGAGGCCCTGTCTCGGTAG
- a CDS encoding ferritin family protein, translating into MEEGRFREILQFAIDKEVEAFQFYTQASQQARYSGGKELFMSLAKEEEGHRKLLENLNMEKIAQKRIEQVPDLHISDYMVEVALTPDLSYADILRIAMKREEKSLKLYTDMKESHTDEALKKLFEFLASEEAKHKLRLEKIYDDEILR; encoded by the coding sequence ATGGAAGAGGGGAGATTTAGGGAAATCCTGCAATTTGCGATCGACAAGGAAGTGGAGGCCTTCCAGTTTTACACCCAGGCCAGCCAGCAGGCGAGATACTCCGGCGGGAAGGAGCTTTTTATGTCTCTGGCGAAGGAAGAGGAGGGGCACCGAAAGCTCTTGGAAAATTTGAATATGGAGAAGATCGCCCAGAAACGGATTGAGCAGGTCCCAGACCTTCACATCAGCGATTACATGGTGGAGGTGGCACTGACCCCGGACCTCTCCTATGCGGACATCCTTCGGATCGCCATGAAACGGGAAGAGAAGTCCCTCAAACTCTATACGGATATGAAGGAGTCCCACACGGATGAGGCATTGAAGAAGCTCTTTGAGTTTCTGGCAAGCGAGGAGGCCAAACATAAACTGAGGCTGGAGAAGATCTACGATGACGAGATCCTGAGGTAA
- a CDS encoding cation-translocating P-type ATPase, whose translation MEDRKIEGPTKLTIDIEGIHCADCALNIERSIEHLPGVLSAEVSYVLSSATIYYDPHRVEEEKIKRAITKPGYVVRDSIAQRTKAFWKEMRPFFFMASCGATLGASYLSGWLHLGTANLPTLLALAASILGGYPILKSAIKALLIPDLNVDTLVSIAAIAATAVGAYQEAATVLFIMLLGEFLEHLTVGRTRKAITSLIQLTPKTAWVRRGGEEVQVPVEEVKPKEIVIVKPGERIPVDGTIISGCGSVNQSMLTGESSPVDKGVGDRVYCGTINEAGSCEIEASQVSEDTKLAQIKRLILEAQREKSPTQRVMDRFARYFIPAILGIALVTFLATGEIVRAITVLIVACPCALVLGPPTAVVAAIGHAARQGILIKGGTYLEQMGRIKTLLLDKTGTLTYGKPRVVEVVGWEGLDEREVLYWAAVAEKRSEHPLARAIERKAQEMGLPIPHPDTFENFRGKGVKASFGKKSLLVGSAPFLQEEKVSLPPRAAEMIGQRESEGATVLLVSLDHRFIGLIAISDTLRENVKETIEWIRREGISEIWMLTGDSPRVAERIGKELGIGFEANLLPEEKVVKVKAWKKRGKGVAMVGDGVNDAPALAAADVGIAMGAGGTDVAIETADIALMTDELEKIPTAVRLSRKALRVIKENIAFALLFNTLLVFLSAQGWVSMILGALFHQASSLVVILNSMRLLRKPR comes from the coding sequence ATGGAAGATAGGAAGATCGAAGGTCCAACGAAACTTACCATCGACATCGAAGGCATTCACTGCGCCGATTGCGCCCTCAACATCGAACGATCCATCGAACACCTGCCCGGGGTTCTCTCCGCGGAGGTGAGTTATGTCCTCTCCTCGGCCACCATCTATTACGATCCCCACCGGGTGGAGGAGGAGAAGATCAAAAGGGCGATCACCAAGCCCGGTTATGTGGTCAGGGACTCGATCGCCCAGCGGACGAAGGCCTTCTGGAAAGAGATGAGGCCTTTCTTCTTCATGGCCTCCTGTGGCGCGACGCTGGGGGCCTCCTATCTTTCCGGATGGCTCCATCTCGGAACGGCCAATCTCCCCACGTTGCTCGCCCTCGCTGCCTCGATCCTGGGTGGGTATCCGATTTTGAAGAGTGCCATCAAGGCCCTCCTGATCCCCGACCTAAACGTCGATACCCTCGTCTCCATTGCCGCCATAGCCGCCACCGCGGTGGGGGCCTATCAGGAGGCGGCCACGGTCCTCTTCATCATGCTCCTCGGCGAATTCCTGGAGCACCTCACGGTGGGAAGGACGAGGAAGGCGATCACCTCCCTGATCCAGTTGACACCGAAGACGGCCTGGGTCAGGAGGGGAGGGGAGGAGGTCCAGGTGCCGGTGGAGGAGGTGAAACCGAAGGAGATCGTCATCGTCAAGCCCGGTGAGAGAATTCCCGTAGACGGCACGATCATCTCAGGGTGCGGCTCGGTCAACCAATCGATGCTCACCGGAGAATCCAGTCCTGTTGACAAAGGGGTGGGCGATCGGGTCTATTGTGGGACGATCAACGAGGCGGGCTCTTGCGAGATCGAGGCGAGCCAGGTCTCCGAAGATACCAAGCTCGCCCAGATCAAAAGGTTGATCCTCGAGGCCCAGAGGGAGAAGTCCCCGACCCAGAGGGTGATGGACCGGTTTGCCCGATACTTCATCCCAGCCATCCTGGGCATCGCCCTTGTCACGTTTCTGGCGACGGGGGAGATCGTCCGGGCCATCACGGTTCTGATCGTGGCCTGCCCCTGTGCCTTAGTCCTGGGCCCTCCGACCGCTGTGGTGGCTGCCATCGGGCATGCGGCCAGACAAGGCATCTTGATCAAGGGGGGGACCTACCTCGAGCAGATGGGCAGGATAAAGACCCTCCTCCTGGACAAGACCGGCACCCTCACTTATGGGAAGCCGAGGGTGGTGGAGGTCGTCGGATGGGAGGGGTTGGATGAGCGAGAGGTCCTCTACTGGGCTGCCGTCGCGGAGAAACGTTCTGAACATCCCCTGGCCCGGGCTATCGAAAGAAAAGCGCAGGAGATGGGTCTCCCCATTCCCCACCCCGATACGTTCGAAAATTTCAGGGGGAAGGGGGTGAAGGCCAGTTTCGGTAAAAAGAGCCTCCTTGTGGGCAGTGCTCCGTTCTTGCAAGAGGAGAAGGTCAGCCTTCCTCCTCGAGCCGCCGAGATGATCGGTCAACGAGAATCGGAGGGGGCGACGGTCCTGCTGGTATCGCTCGATCACCGATTCATCGGCCTGATCGCCATCTCCGATACCCTGAGGGAGAACGTTAAGGAAACCATCGAGTGGATTCGCAGGGAAGGGATCTCCGAGATCTGGATGCTCACGGGGGACAGCCCCCGGGTAGCCGAACGGATCGGGAAGGAGCTGGGGATCGGATTCGAAGCAAACCTCCTGCCCGAGGAGAAGGTCGTGAAGGTGAAGGCGTGGAAGAAGAGGGGGAAAGGGGTGGCCATGGTCGGTGACGGGGTGAACGATGCGCCCGCTTTGGCGGCGGCGGACGTGGGCATCGCCATGGGGGCTGGGGGGACGGACGTGGCCATTGAAACGGCCGACATCGCCCTCATGACGGACGAACTGGAGAAGATCCCCACCGCGGTTCGCCTCTCCCGGAAGGCCCTCCGGGTGATCAAGGAGAATATCGCCTTTGCCCTCCTCTTCAATACCCTGCTGGTCTTCCTCTCGGCCCAGGGATGGGTGAGCATGATCCTTGGAGCGCTCTTTCACCAGGCCAGTTCCCTGGTGGTCATCCTGAATTCGATGAGGCTTCTCCGGAAACCTCGATGA
- a CDS encoding rubredoxin translates to MEKYKCSVCGYVYDPAKGDEDGGVPPNTPFAKVPDSWVCPVCGAPKDMFEKI, encoded by the coding sequence ATGGAGAAATATAAGTGTTCGGTCTGCGGTTATGTTTACGATCCCGCCAAAGGCGATGAGGACGGGGGCGTTCCTCCCAACACGCCTTTTGCTAAAGTCCCTGACTCCTGGGTCTGTCCGGTCTGTGGGGCTCCCAAAGATATGTTCGAGAAGATTTGA